ATTGATTCATCagctaatggacatttgggttgtttctactttctggctattatgaacaatgttactgtgaatattcatgtacCATTACCTATTTGAAcacgttttcatttcttttgagtttaTACCTAGGAGAGGAGTTAACTGtactatggtaattctatgtacCACTGTCTGAGGAAATGCCGGACTATTTTCCAAaggggctgcaccattttacattcccatcagcagcgTATGAgagctccaatttctccacatcctcaccaacacttgttactttccatctttttgactgtagccatcctagtgggtgtaaagtggtatctcattgtggttttctgtaatgatgctgagcatttttttcacatgcttattggccatttgtgtatcttctttgtagaCATGtccatttgcctatttttaattagGCGATCtgtcttattgttgagttgtaagagttctttatatattctagatacaaatcccttatcagatatatgatttgcaaatatcctctCCTGTTCTGTTGGTGGTCTCCTCACTTTCATGATAGTgttcttccaaaaacaaaagtttttattttgatgaagtccagtttatttttttctttcattgcctgtgcttttggtgtcttatctAGAGAActgttgcctaatccaaggtcacaaagatttacccttatgttttcatctaagagctTTAgaggtccattttgagttaatttttctatatgctGTGAAGTACAgctctaaattcattcttttgcatgtggattcacatgcaaaaatccagcctctaatttttaaatcagCAGCAAGAAACGTAAAGAATGGCCTTCCTTTGGTTTCCTGGTAGCATTTCCCCCtaacccccagccccaccacccAGCTGAAAGATTTTGTTTTACAGCAAAACAATTTGTACAGATCAGGGGATCAGGGGCCCAGCTCAGCATCTTCTCAATAAATCTCCACTGAATTTTGCTGACATGCACACAGGAGTAGTTCTGAATTACTAGTTATCTAAAAATGACTTCTAGTAAAGTAGAGCAATTTCTTTATTCAATCCCATCAACAACTAGTTATCGAGTGCCCGTTATGTGTCAGTGATTAAAAGAGAGATTTCTGCCCTACAGAGCTTATATTCTTGCGGGgagaaagagacaagaaacatAGGAAGTACATTATATAATATGCTAGAAGGCAGGAAGGGCTGTGGGGGAAAAGTGCAGAGCAGAGCAAGGGGGATGAGGCATGTGGCGGGGTGGGATCTGCAGTTTGGAAAAAGGGCTCCTTTCaaaagtgacatttgaacaaaATCTTAGGAGTTGGTGAGGGATTTGACCATGCAGATATCAGGGGGAAagagtccaggcagagggaacagccattGCAGAGGCCACAAGGCAGAAGCATGCCTTGGCATTTCAGGGAATAGGAAGGGGGCCGGCGTGACTAGAGCAGATTGAGGAAGGGGAAGTGGTCACAGAAGGCCAGATCCCGTAGGTCTTGTAAACCACTTTAGGGTCTGTGACTTTTATTCTGTGGTAACTGGGGAAAGCAACTGGGAGGCTCTAAGCTGAGCAGTATTGCGATCTGACTTACGGTTCAAAGGGTCATTCCGGCTGCTGGGTTGAGAATGGATTGTGCGAGGACAAGGGTAAGGCAGGAAGAACAGTTAGAATGCTTCTAAAATAATCTAGGTAAGAGATGGGGCTGGGGGGACCTGAGTGGCAGCAGTTGAGACAGTGAAGAGGATTTGGTAGAACCTGAAGGATGTCCTGGTTGATGGGACTGTAATAGAGGCAGGTGTCAAAGGTGACTGTAGAGCTTTTGGCCTGAGGACCAGAAGGATGAAGTTGCCATTCCCTGTGATGGGGAGGCCACTGGGGAAGCAGGActgtgggaggggaggcaggcagcTCAGCTTAGGGTGTGTGGAGCTTGGGATTCTCTTGACTTCCAAGTGGAGGGATCCTGTAGGCAGATGgatatttgaaaatgagaaaccTGGACTGGAGATACAACTGTGAAGGAGTCAGCCACAGGCAGGATGAGATACCAAGAAAAAGATGATGGACAGAACAGGGCCGGGGACCACACTCTGGGAACCTCTGGCACTGAGATCCAGAGGAGAAGAGGAACAGCCATGGAGGCCATTTTCCTACCAGTTTGGTAGCTACTTAAGTACgttttgtccctccctccctttaaatgggtacctactatgtaccaggaacCGGAAAAGATGTTTAGCCCTCAATAAACTCATAGTCTTTAGAGGAAAGACATAAAGtgcacatttataaaataatggagACATAGGCAATAACTGAGTAGGAAACTTGGCTTTTCAGTTGTTAAACAACTACACTAACTATACTACAGACATCTGTTTGTAACCTAGCACAAGAGTTGGGAATTCAGTTGTCTTCACCCTTCTCTCCCATGTTTAATTATCATCAGAAGACTGATTCACTTGATCCCATAAGATTAAATTCATGTTCGGTTTAGGAAAAAACAGAGGTTGTAGAGGACTAATCCACACGATCCCGGTGTCACAGTCCTTCAAAACAGGACCCACTGCGGTGAGTCGGCCCATCACGAGGTACTGATTAAACACAGGGCGCTGGGTGGGAGGCAAAGACCCAGTGACGTGATTCTTCGCCAAGAGAAGCTGACAATCTAgtccaggggtccccagccctgaCCCACCCCAGACTCGCCTGGGAGCTTGCGAAACCATTCTGATCCTGGGCCCCACCCTAAATTCAGTCAGAATTTTTTCTTCACAAcctgaaaaattctaaaatgctCTTCAGGacattctaatgtgcagccagagaAGAGAATACCACTGATCTAGGTTTTCTCATAAATTATTTAACAATTTGCAAATCATAAAAGATTTCAACAAAGTATGAAAATTATAGTCCGTTTTGGCCCATTCTTTTGGGAACAGACCTAAAGGAAATGATTATAATTCAACTTCACAAATAATCCACAACTTAGTATATTCTCTGATGGAAGTAACCTGCCCTAAACCCACAATTCACAATAAAAACAATGTCAGTCAGTCTTCCGCTTACCTGATGGGCTCAGCAGTCTTGCTTGGTCAATCTTAAACATCATTGTGTTTTAAATTACCTTGTGTTACCagtaaactcatttttttttctcttgaagatTTCTGTTACTTTCTTAATGATTCATTCTTAATGCTTTAGGAAAAAATTAACTACAGACCAAACAAGGACCAGCTTCATTTGCTGTAATCTGAATGCACCCGGTGAACTGTCAGCCTTATGGCCATAAAGCAgcacagagaaaaatcaacactggagaattttcattaaaaaaaaaacctctcgcAGTTTATTAACAAATTCACAGAACAGTAACTGTACGTTTCCTCTTCTGCCATTGTCACTTGTTAAATTACTATCATCGTTTATACACAAGGAAAAGTGGACATACTTTACAGTCTTTCTGATAAATATATTGCCACGCTGCATCCAGCCTGGATAACTCTCTTCAGAACAGCGTACGCTGGAGcctgttaaaaacaacaaaaataagcaaaccaaAGAAACCTGCTCTACGTTCACCTTCACTTGTAAGGTACAGGCCTGGCATGGCAGGGTTGGGACTTCTCTGGATAAGTAATAAGATCTaagaaacaatttattttaattggggaaaaaaaaaagcctattcaAAAGATTGGAATGCCTCTGCTGCAGCCAAAACGTTTGACCCAACCGGTTTCTCACCCGAAAGGGAGAAAGTGCTGGGTAAAGGGAtaaggaagagaagcaagaaatAAGACTCCCAGTTGGGAGCAAGGCATTTGCTGGCTTTCTGTCAAGCAATGTATTGGTTCTCTTTGTCTGACAGCCACTTTGTATCTTTCTGGGAACAGAAACCTTCCCATCCCCCATCCTTCCAAATCAGGTGCCACCACAAGCAAACAGTAAAGGGGGGTCCCCACCAGTTCTGCGTCGTGTTCGAGGCCTATGTCATGGTGCTCAAGCTCTTCATCCCGAAATTTCCTTATCACctgattaaggaaaaagaaatggaagcaagTCAGCCTACCAGCTCCCTGCTGTTCTGACTTACTTTGGAGGCTAAAGCCTCATAGTATCATCTAAGACACAAGTAGGCAAACTTTTCCTACAAAGGGCCAGAGTCAGTACTTCAAGCTTTTGGGGCTGTAAGGTCCCTGTCACAACAGCTCAACTCTTCCATCGTAGAGGGGACAGCAGCCATGGACATGTAGACAGATGGGTGCagctgtgttccaacaaaactttatttacagaaacaggtggTTGGCCACTGACTtagcttcaaaaaaaaattaaacagttcCCTTATTTGCTGTAGAAACTTTCtgaggatatttatttatttatttattattctgaggatattcatttatttaatctgaAGGGTTTGTACTCATGGCATCTGCTCAGACTCTATCAATGATCCTCACGCAGAGGGAATACAGGTCTGGGCTCAGGAAACACGGGTTTCCGTCCTAGCTCTGCCCAAGCACATGACAGGGCACACGGCTTCAGCTGCCTCAGTTTGCTTGCTTTTAAAATGAGGTGCTGCCCTAGGTTTCTGAGGCATCGCTACTCCCTAACACTCTAGTTTGTTCCTCTTACCAAACTGCATATCTGCCCTTCCCCCCCTAGCAGCCCCTTCCAGAGCACAGTCAAATACCTGAAGAAGCTCTTCATATTTTTCAGGCTCCTTCTCCATCAGCATCCTGATCTGGTTGTTGTAGTGGTGTGCTATGGACTCTTCCACAGCAACTGTGCAGGCCATTGCACCCTCCTTCCCAAGCAGGGCAGTTCCCGCACCTGGAATTGTCAGATCCAGAAGGCAAAGGATGGGGCTGATACCACTGGGGATGGAGATCAGCTGAGGTCAGGGTTTGTCACCTTGGCACCCTGGACTctggggctggataattccttGCTGTGGGGGAATGTCCTGAACACTGTGggctgtttagcagcatccctagcctTTACCCACCAGGTGCCAGTGGcatccccagttgtgacaaccaaaaatgtctttagaTGTTGCCCAGCATCCTCAGGAGCAACTTGCCACCCTTGAAAACCATGGTTTTAGGTGGCACCACACCACAGTGTTAAACCCTGAATCACATAGTAAGAATGTTCTTTTTTCAATGCTTTTTCTAACCTTCCGATTATGGCAGGACCGAGTCTTCACCGAGGCTGAGTGTGTTTTGGGTTCCTCTATACCACTGATTCCCCCAGTCACccttctttttttggccgtgcctcgtggcttgcgggatcttagttccccgaccagggattgaacccaggcagtgaaagcgccgagtcctaatcactggaccgccagggaattccctgactcTCCCTTTCTAAGAGTGAGCAGATCTCAGGTTTAGAACCTTCATCAGGGAACATCATCTGGCTACAAATGAATTGCTCTAGATTTTTCCGctctgttgtatttattttcactgtACCTTCTATTTATAAAGGTACTGATTTTAAGATTCTATCTTAAATAAATGTAagcaaaaaaaagtcaatttaacttcagaaaaatattaagtaaattaaaaggttgtaagaggacacagcaagaattGTAGAAGTGGTTATTTAATGATTCAATCATCCCAGATCCCTAAGCTCACACAGGCTCTTCTGGACAGACACATACCCAGTGCAAAGCCCACCACATTCCAAAAGGGCATCAGAATGGTTGGCCGCACCCTGAATG
This region of Physeter macrocephalus isolate SW-GA chromosome 14, ASM283717v5, whole genome shotgun sequence genomic DNA includes:
- the COQ7 gene encoding 5-demethoxyubiquinone hydroxylase, mitochondrial; this encodes MTLDNINRAVVDRIIRVDHAGEYGANRIYAGQMAVLGRSSIGPVIQKMWDQEKDHLKKFNELMVAFRVRPTILMPFWNVVGFALGAGTALLGKEGAMACTVAVEESIAHHYNNQIRMLMEKEPEKYEELLQVIRKFRDEELEHHDIGLEHDAELAPAYAVLKRVIQAGCSVAIYLSERL